The following coding sequences lie in one Lolium perenne isolate Kyuss_39 chromosome 2, Kyuss_2.0, whole genome shotgun sequence genomic window:
- the LOC127335171 gene encoding GCN5-related N-acetyltransferase 5, chloroplastic, which yields MAAPALLSLSPAVSRHPHLLFSHTHSPRCLRLAPPAASSSPSGGGGGGGGVFLSPTALSQLDALAAFRYAHSFPHGSLTVRALTPEDDAEADALVRLLASSFSEDVRWAPAQRYAQLLAFVIRRYLHERRGLAPHAAVLVGFYKPAVSAAAEGEDDEGEGEMACTAEVSLDAVGAPGAPPTPTPPLDFPYICNMTVKTSFRRRGIGKQLLKACEDLVVKMDAKTRVYLHCRIIDQVPFNMYKKAGYDIVQTDSIFVWLSLQKRKHLMRKELPQVSVGSECTTIEFDDNILTG from the exons ATGGCCGCGCccgccctcctctccctctccccgGCCGTCTCCAGGCACCCGCACCTCCTCTTCTCCCACACCCACTCGCCTCGCTGCCTCCGCCTCGCCCCACCCGccgcctcttcctccccgagcggcggcggcggcggcggcggcggcgtcttcctCTCGCCGACCGCGCTCTCGCAGCTCGACGCGCTCGCCGCCTTCCGCTACGCGCACTCCTTCCCGCACGGTAGCCTCACCGTGCGCGCGCTCACCCCGGAGGACGACGCCGAGGCCGACGCGCTCGTGCGCCTCCTCGCATCCTCCTTCTCCGAGGACGTCAGGTGGGCTCCCGCGCAGCGCTACGCCCAGCTCCTCGCCTTCGTCATCCGACGCTACCTCCACGAGCGCCGCGGCCTCGCGCCCCACGCCGCGGTCCTCGTGGGTTTCTACAAGCCCGCCGTCTCCGCCGCCGCGGAGGGCGAGGACGACGAGGGGGAGGGGGAGATGGCGTGCACCGCCGAGGTGTCGCTGGACGCGGTGGGCGCGCCCGGGGCGCCGCCCACGCCCACGCCGCCGCTTGACTTCCCTTACATCTGCAACATGACTGTCAAGACCTCCTTCAGGAG GAGAGGAATTGGAAAACAACTTCTTAAGGCATGTGAGGATCTGGTTGTCAAGATGGATGCTAAAACACGTGTATATCTTCATTGTAGAATAATCGACCAAGTTCCGTTTAACATGTACAAAAAAGCAGGATACGACATTGTTCAGACCGACAGTATTTTTGTTTGGCTGAGTCTCCAGAAGCGCAAGCACTTGATGCGCAAGGAGTTACCGCAAGTTTCTGTTGGCAGTGAGTGTACAACAATAGAATTTGATGATAACATTTTGACAGGCTGA